In Trifolium pratense cultivar HEN17-A07 linkage group LG7, ARS_RC_1.1, whole genome shotgun sequence, a genomic segment contains:
- the LOC123895007 gene encoding disease resistance protein RPV1-like isoform X3 — translation MANSSNSSALATLPKTRKNYYDVFVTFRGEDTRNNITDFLFNALEEKGVLVFRDDTNLPKGESIGPELFRAIEDSQIFVVIFSMNYASSTWCLQELEKICECVQVSRKHILPVFYDVDPSEVRKQSGIFAEAFVKHEQIFQQDYDMVQRWRKALTQVGTISGWDIRHKPQYTQIKEIVQRIINILDCKSSCDDVHAQVTATPFGRCYEALESRTSMLNEIMMDLKNPKIFIVGVYGMGGVGKTTLVKELAWQAENHRLFSAVAMATITDSPDLEKIQGQIADALDMKFNKQTKEGRAMQLRQRISNEKSILIILDDIWGNLDLTEVGIPFGEDNKGCKLLVTSRSLNVLNSNMDIQKEFRLEVLLNEDSWKLFEKMAGDVVQDFNIKPIAVEVARRCAGLPLMIVMVAKALRKKNIYDWKTKLYELKRFDQKELHEKIYATLELSYDCLESEELKSLFLFIGSFGLDHLLIGKLFSLYWGLGLDKYSNTLTDARTRFYKLINDLKASSLLLDSETQVVRLHDVVREVAKPIASRSQPTYGVQRYTVIKEWPKTDLLQKCHQIIMPWSYIHKLPEKLECPELKLLLLHNIEGHLEVPDDFFSRMRDLKVIDFYGMNFTPSPPPSLCFLTKIQSLDMSGCMLGDISIIAELKSLEILILEASDIEELPKEIGQLTNLRMLNLANCSRLRFIPANLISSLTCLEELYMGNCFINWDAKGSKGQSNNASLDELGNLSYLTTLDIMIQDASVLPRDLQVFAKLERYNIYAGDIWKWPLEWSGNASETSKNLKLTDNRCSNILLDCGFNFLLNSAEDMCLNNIQCVRDVLYELNRNGFPQVKHLCIQDSTKLQYIVNSMGLVHPYPALPNLETLALHNLFCLEEICHGPIPIHSFTKLKSVEVKGCHKLTNLLWYSLVRDLPQLLEIKISDCRMITEVIFFQISEVDIEINKIMFPKLRSLELEHLPSLISFCSMPLAADAQCIPVALIDRKVEMPHLELLKLSNIKSRKLWDENLPGHSFIQNLTSLTIDKCVSIAYAFSSSVARDLLNLKHLGISNCQRLEEIFLSDGKLGTVFNSVVFPNLETLEISHMEHLKSLWNNQLAPNSFSKLKQLKIQSCNKLSNVFPSYVLDELQNLEKLTVTDCPALEVIFETPSLQVEGGRQTRLEMQLGTLILENLPMLKHIWSGNPNESFKFQNLCMLIVMYCISLNHVFPLSLAKELQHLQELYIRVCGVESIVARDEMADTNPNPILIFPELKSMSFISLTQLQSFYHGLHTLDCPVLRDVEVFHCDKLVPLLSIEKVVSNTSKLILNCKHVTMLCNGQLNDEPIYTVKDLTLRCFHDLSDKFPAGFLQRFINLENLAVSCCSFTEVLFSESFGTGHSETTIKLRRLELRGLPNLKFICSEKSEGQLVLQNMEYLFVFLCPTLKNIFPSSVVFENLEKLKVSNCAGLENILKSSTATSLPKLRKLQIYGCEKIEEIVASDDENDASELAFMKLEYLMLRNLPRLRSFCKGRHDFKFPLLEYLVVNDCPMMETFSNGVLNVPRLRRVHVNFQEPDEWHWNGDLNTTIRKFVAKNEL, via the exons ATGGCTAATAGCAGCAACTCCTCTGCTTTAGCTACATTGCCAAAGACGAGGAAGAATTATTATGATGTGTTTGTCACCTTCCGAGGTGAAGACACTCGCAACAATATCactgattttctttttaatgcCCTTGAAGAGAAAGGCGTTTTAGTATTTAGGGATGACACTAATCTTCCAAAAGGTGAATCCATTGGACCCGAACTCTTTCGTGCAATTGAAGACTCTCAGATTTTCGTTGTCATATTCTCAATGAACTATGCTTCCTCAACTTGGTGTTTGCAAGAATTGGAAAAGATATGTGAATGCGTTCAAGTTTCTCGAAAACATATTTTGCCTGTTTTCTATGATGTTGATCCTTCTGAGGTGCGAAAGCAAAGTGGGATTTTTGCTGAAGCCTTTGTCAAACATGAACAAATATTCCAACAAGACTATGATATGGTGCAAAGATGGAGGAAAGCTCTCACACAAGTGGGAACAATCTCTGGTTGGGATATCCGTCACAA GCCACAGTATACACAAATTAAAGAGATTGTTCaaagaataataaatattttggaTTGCAAATCTTCATGTGATGATGTTCATGCTCAAGTGACAGCCACGCCATTTGGCAGATGTTATGAGGCCTTGGAATCTAGAACATCAATGTTGAATGAGATTATGATGGACTTGAAGAATCCCAAGATCTTCATTGTTGGGGTGTACGGGATGGGTGGTGTGGGGAAGACAACACTTGTGAAAGAGTTAGCATGGCAAGCAGAGAATCATAGGTTATTCAGTGCTGTAGCTATGGCTACTATAACTGATTCTCCGgatttggaaaaaattcaagGCCAAATTGCTGATGCTTTGGATATGAAATTTAATAAGCAGACAAAAGAAGGAAGAGCAATGCAGTTACGTCAAAGGATAAGCAATGAGAAGAGTATTCTCATTATTCTTGATGACATTTGGGGTAATCTTGATTTGACAGAAGTGGGGATTCCTTTTGGTGAGGATAACAAAGGATGCAAGTTGTTGGTGACATCGAGAAGCCTTAACGTGTTGAACTCTAACATGGACATTCAGAAAGAATTCAGACTTGAAGTTTTACTTAATGAGGATAGTTGGAAATTGTTTGAGAAAATGGCAGGTGATGTTGTTCAAGATTTCAATATAAAACCAATTGCTGTAGAAGTGGCCAGACGTTGTGCTGGTTTGCCGCTTATGATTGTTATGGTTGCAAAggctttgagaaaaaaaaatatctatgaCTGGAAAACCAAATTATATGAGTTAAAGAGATTTGATCAAAAAGAGCTGCATGAGAAAATCTATGCTACTTTGGAATTGAGTTATGATTGCCTAGAAAGTGAAGAACTAAAGTCACTATTCTTATTTATTGGTTCATTTGGACTGGATCACCTCTTAATTGGGAAACTATTTTCACTTTATTGGGGGTTAGGCTTAGATAAATACTCTAACACATTGACAGATGCAAGAACCAGATTCTACAAATTAATAAACGACCTCAAGGCCTCTTCACTGTTACTTGATTCCGAAACTCAAGTAGTTAGACTGCATGATGTTGTTAGAGAAGTCGCTAAACCAATTGCATCTAGGAGTCAACCAACCTATGGCGTGCAACGGTACACCGTAATAAAAGAATGGCCAAAGACAGATCTGCTTCAAAAATGTCATCAAATTATAATGCCTTGGTCATATATTCACAAGCTTCCTGAAAAGCTAGAGTGCCCAGAGTTGAAGCTACTTTTACTTCATAATATAGAAGGCCATTTAGAAGTCCCTGATGACTTCTTCTCCAGGATGAGAGATCTAAAGGTCATTGATTTTTATGGAATGAATTTTACCCCTTCTCCTCCACCATCTCTTTGTTTCTTGACAAAAATACAATCATTGGATATGTCTGGATGTATGTTAGGAGACATATCAATAATTGCAGAACTAAAAAGTTTAGAGATTCTCATCCTTGAAGCATCTGATATTGAAGAACTCCCTAAAGAAATAGGACAACTAACTAATCTTCGAATGTTGAATTTAGCAAATTGCTCTAGACTGCGATTCATTCCTGCAAATCTTATTTCAAGCTTAACATGCCTAGAAGAGTTGTACATGGGTAATTGCTTTATCAATTGGGATGCCAAAGGAAGCAAAGGTCAAAGCAACAATGCAAGTCTAGATGAGCTGGGGAATTTGTCTTATCTAACTACTTTAGACATAATGATTCAAGATGCTTCAGTTTTGCCAAGGGATTTGCAGGTCTTTGCAAAGCTTGAACGATACAACATATATGCAGGTGATATTTGGAAATGGCCTTTGGAATGGTCTGGAAATGCTTCTGAAACTTCAAAAAATCTTAAGCTCACTGACAATAGGTGTTCAAACATTCTTTTGGATTGTGGGTTTAATTTCTTATTAAATTCAGCTGAGGACATGTGCCTTAATAACATACAATGTGTACGAGATGTCCTTTATGAACTGAATAGGAATGGTTTTCCGCAAGTAAAGCATCTGTGCATTCAAGACAGTACTAAACTGCAGTACATCGTCAACTCAATGGGGTTGGTTCATCCTTATCCTGCTTTACCCAACTTAGAGACTTTGGCGCTTCATAATCTATTTTGTTTGGAAGAAATATGCCATGGCCCAATTCCAATTCATTCTTTTACCAAACTAAAATCTGTTGAAGTCAAAGGTTGCCACAAGTTGACAAATCTGTTATGGTATTCCCTTGTCAGAGACCTTCCTCAGCTTcttgaaataaaaatttctGATTGCAGAATGATTACGGAAGTAATATTTTTCCAAATATCTGAGGTTGATATTGAAATCAACAAGATTATGTTCCCCAAGTTGCGTTCTCTTGAACTTGAGCATTTGCCGAGTCTTATTAGTTTCTGTTCCATGCCTTTGGCAGCTGATGCACAGTGCATACCTGTGGCACTAATTGATCGAAAG GTTGAGATGCCTCACCTTGAACTCTTGAAGCTGTCTAATATCAAATCTAGGAAATTGTGGGATGAAAATCTTCCAGGTCATTCTTTCATTCAAAACTTGACGAGTTTGACAATTGACAAATGTGTTAGCATAGCATACGCATTCTCGTCCTCGGTGGCTAGAGATCTTTTAAACTTGAAGCATCTTGGGATTAGTAATTGCCAAAGGCTGGAGGAGATATTTCTCTCAGATGGAAAGTTAGGCACTGTCTTCAACTCG GTTGTATTTCCAAACTTGGAGACATTGGAAATCTCCCACATGGAACACTTGAAGTCATTATGGAACAATCAACTAGCTCCAAATTCCTTCAGCAAACTGAAGCAGTTGAAAATTCAATCCTGCAATAAACTATCAAATGTATTTCCATCTTATGTGCTTGATGAATTACAGAATCTAGAGAAACTGACTGTAACTGATTGTCCTGCGCTAGAAGTTATATTCGAAACCCCAAGCCTACAAGTAGAAGGTGGTAGACAAACGAGGCTGGAAATGCAATTGGGAACTCTCATTTTGGAAAATTTACCAATGCTGAAACACATATGGAGTGGAAATCCTAATGAAAGCTTCAAGTTTCAAAACCTTTGCATGCTGATAGTTATGTATTGCATAAGCCTTAATCATGTTTTTCCCCTCTCTTTGGCTAAAGAGCTTCAGCATCTCCAAGAGCTTTACATTAGAGTATGTGGTGTAGAAAGCATTGTAGCACGAGATGAAATGGCTGACACAAATCCAAATCCGATACTGATTTTCCCAGAATTAAAATCTATGAGTTTTATATCTTTGactcaacttcaaagcttctaCCATGGATTACATACCTTGGATTGTCCCGTTTTAAGAGATGTGGAGGTGTTTCATTGTGACAAGCTCG TACCCCTTCTCTCAATTGAAAAG GTTGTCTCCAACACAAGTAAGCTTATTCTGAATTGCAAGCATGTCACCATGTTATGCAATGGTCAACTTAATGATGAGCCTATCTACACAGTAAAAGATCTTACCCTGCGGTGTTTTCATGATTTGTCCGACAAATTTCCAGCTGGTTTCCTCCAAAGATTTATCAATCTTGAAAATCTTGCGGTATCATGTTGTTCTTTCACAGAGGTTTTGTTTAGTGAAAGCTTTGGCACTGGACATTCTGAAACAACTATCAAGTTGAGAAGACTAGAACTTCGTGGATTACCAAACCTCAAGTTTATATGTAGCGAAAAATCTGAGGGGCAACTGGTTCTTCAAAATATGGaatatttgtttgtatttttatgCCCTACACTGAAGAATATATTTCCATCCTCAGTGGTATTTGAGAATTTAGAGAAGTTGAAGGTGTCCAATTGTGCTGGAttggaaaatattttgaaatcatCAACAGCTACCAGTTTACCAAAACTTagaaaattacaaatatatGGTTGTGAAAAGATAGAAGAAATAGTTGCAAGTGATGATGAGAATGATGCTTCTGAGCTAGCTTTTATGAAGTTGGAGTATCTGATGTTGAGGAACTTACCAAGGCTACGAAGTTTTTGCAAGGGAAGACATGACTTTAAATTTCCACTACTGGAATACTTAGTTGTAAATGACTGTCCCATGATGGAAACTTTCTCAAATGGTGTGTTGAATGTACCAAGACTCAGAAGAGTACATGTAAATTTTCAAGAGCCGGATGAATGGCATTGGAATGGTGACCTTAACACTACTATAAGAAAATTTGTAGCGAAAAATG AACTCTaa
- the LOC123895007 gene encoding disease resistance protein RPV1-like isoform X2 yields MANSSNSSALATLPKTRKNYYDVFVTFRGEDTRNNITDFLFNALEEKGVLVFRDDTNLPKGESIGPELFRAIEDSQIFVVIFSMNYASSTWCLQELEKICECVQVSRKHILPVFYDVDPSEVRKQSGIFAEAFVKHEQIFQQDYDMVQRWRKALTQVGTISGWDIRHKPQYTQIKEIVQRIINILDCKSSCDDVHAQVTATPFGRCYEALESRTSMLNEIMMDLKNPKIFIVGVYGMGGVGKTTLVKELAWQAENHRLFSAVAMATITDSPDLEKIQGQIADALDMKFNKQTKEGRAMQLRQRISNEKSILIILDDIWGNLDLTEVGIPFGEDNKGCKLLVTSRSLNVLNSNMDIQKEFRLEVLLNEDSWKLFEKMAGDVVQDFNIKPIAVEVARRCAGLPLMIVMVAKALRKKNIYDWKTKLYELKRFDQKELHEKIYATLELSYDCLESEELKSLFLFIGSFGLDHLLIGKLFSLYWGLGLDKYSNTLTDARTRFYKLINDLKASSLLLDSETQVVRLHDVVREVAKPIASRSQPTYGVQRYTVIKEWPKTDLLQKCHQIIMPWSYIHKLPEKLECPELKLLLLHNIEGHLEVPDDFFSRMRDLKVIDFYGMNFTPSPPPSLCFLTKIQSLDMSGCMLGDISIIAELKSLEILILEASDIEELPKEIGQLTNLRMLNLANCSRLRFIPANLISSLTCLEELYMGNCFINWDAKGSKGQSNNASLDELGNLSYLTTLDIMIQDASVLPRDLQVFAKLERYNIYAGDIWKWPLEWSGNASETSKNLKLTDNRCSNILLDCGFNFLLNSAEDMCLNNIQCVRDVLYELNRNGFPQVKHLCIQDSTKLQYIVNSMGLVHPYPALPNLETLALHNLFCLEEICHGPIPIHSFTKLKSVEVKGCHKLTNLLWYSLVRDLPQLLEIKISDCRMITEVIFFQISEVDIEINKIMFPKLRSLELEHLPSLISFCSMPLAADAQCIPVALIDRKVEMPHLELLKLSNIKSRKLWDENLPGHSFIQNLTSLTIDKCVSIAYAFSSSVARDLLNLKHLGISNCQRLEEIFLSDGKLGTVFNSVVFPNLETLEISHMEHLKSLWNNQLAPNSFSKLKQLKIQSCNKLSNVFPSYVLDELQNLEKLTVTDCPALEVIFETPSLQVEGGRQTRLEMQLGTLILENLPMLKHIWSGNPNESFKFQNLCMLIVMYCISLNHVFPLSLAKELQHLQELYIRVCGVESIVARDEMADTNPNPILIFPELKSMSFISLTQLQSFYHGLHTLDCPVLRDVEVFHCDKLVLFKPTSLNYQDNVTVDIIPLLSIEKVVSNTSKLILNCKHVTMLCNGQLNDEPIYTVKDLTLRCFHDLSDKFPAGFLQRFINLENLAVSCCSFTEVLFSESFGTGHSETTIKLRRLELRGLPNLKFICSEKSEGQLVLQNMEYLFVFLCPTLKNIFPSSVVFENLEKLKVSNCAGLENILKSSTATSLPKLRKLQIYGCEKIEEIVASDDENDASELAFMKLEYLMLRNLPRLRSFCKGRHDFKFPLLEYLVVNDCPMMETFSNGVLNVPRLRRVHVNFQEPDEWHWNGDLNTTIRKFVAKNEL; encoded by the exons ATGGCTAATAGCAGCAACTCCTCTGCTTTAGCTACATTGCCAAAGACGAGGAAGAATTATTATGATGTGTTTGTCACCTTCCGAGGTGAAGACACTCGCAACAATATCactgattttctttttaatgcCCTTGAAGAGAAAGGCGTTTTAGTATTTAGGGATGACACTAATCTTCCAAAAGGTGAATCCATTGGACCCGAACTCTTTCGTGCAATTGAAGACTCTCAGATTTTCGTTGTCATATTCTCAATGAACTATGCTTCCTCAACTTGGTGTTTGCAAGAATTGGAAAAGATATGTGAATGCGTTCAAGTTTCTCGAAAACATATTTTGCCTGTTTTCTATGATGTTGATCCTTCTGAGGTGCGAAAGCAAAGTGGGATTTTTGCTGAAGCCTTTGTCAAACATGAACAAATATTCCAACAAGACTATGATATGGTGCAAAGATGGAGGAAAGCTCTCACACAAGTGGGAACAATCTCTGGTTGGGATATCCGTCACAA GCCACAGTATACACAAATTAAAGAGATTGTTCaaagaataataaatattttggaTTGCAAATCTTCATGTGATGATGTTCATGCTCAAGTGACAGCCACGCCATTTGGCAGATGTTATGAGGCCTTGGAATCTAGAACATCAATGTTGAATGAGATTATGATGGACTTGAAGAATCCCAAGATCTTCATTGTTGGGGTGTACGGGATGGGTGGTGTGGGGAAGACAACACTTGTGAAAGAGTTAGCATGGCAAGCAGAGAATCATAGGTTATTCAGTGCTGTAGCTATGGCTACTATAACTGATTCTCCGgatttggaaaaaattcaagGCCAAATTGCTGATGCTTTGGATATGAAATTTAATAAGCAGACAAAAGAAGGAAGAGCAATGCAGTTACGTCAAAGGATAAGCAATGAGAAGAGTATTCTCATTATTCTTGATGACATTTGGGGTAATCTTGATTTGACAGAAGTGGGGATTCCTTTTGGTGAGGATAACAAAGGATGCAAGTTGTTGGTGACATCGAGAAGCCTTAACGTGTTGAACTCTAACATGGACATTCAGAAAGAATTCAGACTTGAAGTTTTACTTAATGAGGATAGTTGGAAATTGTTTGAGAAAATGGCAGGTGATGTTGTTCAAGATTTCAATATAAAACCAATTGCTGTAGAAGTGGCCAGACGTTGTGCTGGTTTGCCGCTTATGATTGTTATGGTTGCAAAggctttgagaaaaaaaaatatctatgaCTGGAAAACCAAATTATATGAGTTAAAGAGATTTGATCAAAAAGAGCTGCATGAGAAAATCTATGCTACTTTGGAATTGAGTTATGATTGCCTAGAAAGTGAAGAACTAAAGTCACTATTCTTATTTATTGGTTCATTTGGACTGGATCACCTCTTAATTGGGAAACTATTTTCACTTTATTGGGGGTTAGGCTTAGATAAATACTCTAACACATTGACAGATGCAAGAACCAGATTCTACAAATTAATAAACGACCTCAAGGCCTCTTCACTGTTACTTGATTCCGAAACTCAAGTAGTTAGACTGCATGATGTTGTTAGAGAAGTCGCTAAACCAATTGCATCTAGGAGTCAACCAACCTATGGCGTGCAACGGTACACCGTAATAAAAGAATGGCCAAAGACAGATCTGCTTCAAAAATGTCATCAAATTATAATGCCTTGGTCATATATTCACAAGCTTCCTGAAAAGCTAGAGTGCCCAGAGTTGAAGCTACTTTTACTTCATAATATAGAAGGCCATTTAGAAGTCCCTGATGACTTCTTCTCCAGGATGAGAGATCTAAAGGTCATTGATTTTTATGGAATGAATTTTACCCCTTCTCCTCCACCATCTCTTTGTTTCTTGACAAAAATACAATCATTGGATATGTCTGGATGTATGTTAGGAGACATATCAATAATTGCAGAACTAAAAAGTTTAGAGATTCTCATCCTTGAAGCATCTGATATTGAAGAACTCCCTAAAGAAATAGGACAACTAACTAATCTTCGAATGTTGAATTTAGCAAATTGCTCTAGACTGCGATTCATTCCTGCAAATCTTATTTCAAGCTTAACATGCCTAGAAGAGTTGTACATGGGTAATTGCTTTATCAATTGGGATGCCAAAGGAAGCAAAGGTCAAAGCAACAATGCAAGTCTAGATGAGCTGGGGAATTTGTCTTATCTAACTACTTTAGACATAATGATTCAAGATGCTTCAGTTTTGCCAAGGGATTTGCAGGTCTTTGCAAAGCTTGAACGATACAACATATATGCAGGTGATATTTGGAAATGGCCTTTGGAATGGTCTGGAAATGCTTCTGAAACTTCAAAAAATCTTAAGCTCACTGACAATAGGTGTTCAAACATTCTTTTGGATTGTGGGTTTAATTTCTTATTAAATTCAGCTGAGGACATGTGCCTTAATAACATACAATGTGTACGAGATGTCCTTTATGAACTGAATAGGAATGGTTTTCCGCAAGTAAAGCATCTGTGCATTCAAGACAGTACTAAACTGCAGTACATCGTCAACTCAATGGGGTTGGTTCATCCTTATCCTGCTTTACCCAACTTAGAGACTTTGGCGCTTCATAATCTATTTTGTTTGGAAGAAATATGCCATGGCCCAATTCCAATTCATTCTTTTACCAAACTAAAATCTGTTGAAGTCAAAGGTTGCCACAAGTTGACAAATCTGTTATGGTATTCCCTTGTCAGAGACCTTCCTCAGCTTcttgaaataaaaatttctGATTGCAGAATGATTACGGAAGTAATATTTTTCCAAATATCTGAGGTTGATATTGAAATCAACAAGATTATGTTCCCCAAGTTGCGTTCTCTTGAACTTGAGCATTTGCCGAGTCTTATTAGTTTCTGTTCCATGCCTTTGGCAGCTGATGCACAGTGCATACCTGTGGCACTAATTGATCGAAAG GTTGAGATGCCTCACCTTGAACTCTTGAAGCTGTCTAATATCAAATCTAGGAAATTGTGGGATGAAAATCTTCCAGGTCATTCTTTCATTCAAAACTTGACGAGTTTGACAATTGACAAATGTGTTAGCATAGCATACGCATTCTCGTCCTCGGTGGCTAGAGATCTTTTAAACTTGAAGCATCTTGGGATTAGTAATTGCCAAAGGCTGGAGGAGATATTTCTCTCAGATGGAAAGTTAGGCACTGTCTTCAACTCG GTTGTATTTCCAAACTTGGAGACATTGGAAATCTCCCACATGGAACACTTGAAGTCATTATGGAACAATCAACTAGCTCCAAATTCCTTCAGCAAACTGAAGCAGTTGAAAATTCAATCCTGCAATAAACTATCAAATGTATTTCCATCTTATGTGCTTGATGAATTACAGAATCTAGAGAAACTGACTGTAACTGATTGTCCTGCGCTAGAAGTTATATTCGAAACCCCAAGCCTACAAGTAGAAGGTGGTAGACAAACGAGGCTGGAAATGCAATTGGGAACTCTCATTTTGGAAAATTTACCAATGCTGAAACACATATGGAGTGGAAATCCTAATGAAAGCTTCAAGTTTCAAAACCTTTGCATGCTGATAGTTATGTATTGCATAAGCCTTAATCATGTTTTTCCCCTCTCTTTGGCTAAAGAGCTTCAGCATCTCCAAGAGCTTTACATTAGAGTATGTGGTGTAGAAAGCATTGTAGCACGAGATGAAATGGCTGACACAAATCCAAATCCGATACTGATTTTCCCAGAATTAAAATCTATGAGTTTTATATCTTTGactcaacttcaaagcttctaCCATGGATTACATACCTTGGATTGTCCCGTTTTAAGAGATGTGGAGGTGTTTCATTGTGACAAGCTCGTACTATTCAAGCCAACGTCTCTAAACTACCAAGACAATGTCACAGTTGATATAATACCCCTTCTCTCAATTGAAAAG GTTGTCTCCAACACAAGTAAGCTTATTCTGAATTGCAAGCATGTCACCATGTTATGCAATGGTCAACTTAATGATGAGCCTATCTACACAGTAAAAGATCTTACCCTGCGGTGTTTTCATGATTTGTCCGACAAATTTCCAGCTGGTTTCCTCCAAAGATTTATCAATCTTGAAAATCTTGCGGTATCATGTTGTTCTTTCACAGAGGTTTTGTTTAGTGAAAGCTTTGGCACTGGACATTCTGAAACAACTATCAAGTTGAGAAGACTAGAACTTCGTGGATTACCAAACCTCAAGTTTATATGTAGCGAAAAATCTGAGGGGCAACTGGTTCTTCAAAATATGGaatatttgtttgtatttttatgCCCTACACTGAAGAATATATTTCCATCCTCAGTGGTATTTGAGAATTTAGAGAAGTTGAAGGTGTCCAATTGTGCTGGAttggaaaatattttgaaatcatCAACAGCTACCAGTTTACCAAAACTTagaaaattacaaatatatGGTTGTGAAAAGATAGAAGAAATAGTTGCAAGTGATGATGAGAATGATGCTTCTGAGCTAGCTTTTATGAAGTTGGAGTATCTGATGTTGAGGAACTTACCAAGGCTACGAAGTTTTTGCAAGGGAAGACATGACTTTAAATTTCCACTACTGGAATACTTAGTTGTAAATGACTGTCCCATGATGGAAACTTTCTCAAATGGTGTGTTGAATGTACCAAGACTCAGAAGAGTACATGTAAATTTTCAAGAGCCGGATGAATGGCATTGGAATGGTGACCTTAACACTACTATAAGAAAATTTGTAGCGAAAAATG AACTCTaa